In Plasmodium cynomolgi strain B DNA, scaffold: 0921, whole genome shotgun sequence, the DNA window agtatttttgtatttatccatgaacctaaaggagtaaactaatttaAAGCAGACaggattatatattaaaatatataatattattattttcatttattatgaGAACATCGAATAATTATAGGTATtcaatattttgcatatgtttaaataaaattttgtattaaccttatataaaagcGCTAATGGTAATGATGCACCAGCAAATGTACTAATTGCTGTAGTtacaattttcttcattgGACTATCTACATTTCCATGAGTTATGGTTGTATTATCTGTTAAAATATCTCTTGGTCCTTCAGTAGCTGTGAGTAAATCACTTTCAGGATAACTCACATGAGTTTCACCGACAACGGAATCTAATTGCAATaggttttcattttttcgacaTTTAGTTGATAAATCCTGAACTATATTATCTAGAGATGGTATTTTATACTTTTCGTAATcttcatcaaaaaaataaattttatattcttcCTTAAATGCACTTAATATGCTACAAGTAGAAcgtttcttttctttatccAAATAACggcaatatttttcattcatttctttatatattttaacacatTCACACACAAAATTATGTCGAGgattattaattatatttttttccatatcaATTAAAGTATTGATAATAACATCCTTATTATCACtaaaaacatttattaatattatctTTCTTGGATCAtaaatttcatattttaaaatattttcacatattATAGGACTTCCTgttttattcatataattcttaTATGCTTCAAAGCATTTATTAACAATATTTTCtgtaatattattttcatctaTCGAATTATATATCcagttgtataaaatataacaacgCTTACTACTAAGCTGCTTACCTTTTGGTTCTAAAGAAAAGTATCCTAAATTTCTCATAAGTTTCTTACAAAAATCTTGGTACTCACTTAATTCCACGCACAGATTCTCTAAATTTAAGTTACACAaggaattatataaatttttgtcaTCTTCCACAGcattatcaaaaattttatatgtattccATACATCATCTAAAAAGGGATACTggaaataaagataaaatacaTGAAAACGTTGTTTTAATACAAATGTCCTTTGGTTTCCATGttattgtatataatataattaatgttatacatagaaaataataaaaaaaaaaaaaatgacaaaaatcAACCTCCTTTTGCCAAATTTCtatatcctttttaatttccgacatatttataaaatttaaatataaaatttatttctgtataaatttttattgataAACTATCTATGAACACAGGCtaattttgtcttttatttcttattgaatttaaaatatgcgtaaatgtatttttagcATAAAACAATCCtaaataactttttaaatgtgtattacaataataataataatattataaaatata includes these proteins:
- a CDS encoding hypothetical protein (putative), which codes for MSEIKKDIEIWQKEYPFLDDVWNTYKIFDNAVEDDKNLYNSLCNLNLENLCVELSEYQDFCKKLMRNLGYFSLEPKGKQLSSKRCYILYNWIYNSIDENNITENIVNKCFEAYKNYMNKTGSPIICENILKYEIYDPRKIILINVFSDNKDVIINTLIDMEKNIINNPRHNFVCECVKIYKEMNEKYCRYLDKEKKRSTCSILSAFKEEYKIYFFDEDYEKYKIPSLDNIVQDLSTKCRKNENLLQLDSVVGETHVSYPESDLLTATEGPRDILTDNTTITHGNVDSPMKKIVTTAISTFAGASLPLALLYKVNTKFYLNICKILNTYNYSMFS